One part of the Gossypium raimondii isolate GPD5lz chromosome 1, ASM2569854v1, whole genome shotgun sequence genome encodes these proteins:
- the LOC105785685 gene encoding probable NAD(P)H dehydrogenase subunit CRR3, chloroplastic, with translation MACLSCSCISIAMAKAVIHPPIASLTDKPSPQETQTNSKPKTATRPRKRRQRLRQQKPHPPPSIVQIERAIGAGSFRDADSSDLEEQRRKTIFDGLLPVTGGKFEGDIEKKLRETGEWIGTTTEATFRSSGKTILLVVLQWILPIWTFSLLVASGVIKLPFSTPLIDDLIM, from the exons atggCTTGCTTATCCTGCAGTTGTATATCCATTGCCATGGCCAAAGCTGTTATCCATCCCCCCATTGCCTCTCTTACCGACAAACCCTCCCCACAAGAAACCCAAACAAATTCAAAACCCAAAACAGCAACTCGACCAAGAAAAAGGAGACAACGTTTGCGGCAACAAAAGCCACACCCTCCTCCTTCAATCGTCCAGATTGAACGTGCCATTGGTGCTGGTTCCTTCCGTGACGCTGACTCCAG TGATTTGGAGGAGCAAAGGAGGAAGACGATATTCGATGGGCTTTTGCCTGTCACTGGTGGTAAATTTGAAGGAGACATTGAAAAGAAGCTTCGCGAGACTGGGGAGTGGATTGGTACCACTACTGAAGCAACCTTCCGTTCCTCCG GAAAAACAATCCTGTTGGTTGTGCTACAATGGATCCTACCAATTTGGACCTTTTCTCTACTAGTTGCTTCTGGGGTCATAAAGCTACCATTCAGCACCCCCCTAATCGACGACCTCATCATGTGA
- the LOC105785683 gene encoding uncharacterized protein LOC105785683, with product MIASATLSPYFNIKLLNPRHVFTTTKPRRKYSTFSTKFHLNHLWNGFLQPKSCSLRTVLRKVSDDGGSIDANPQESAAVSVGEGASSSSSTLGDNYVALFVRMLGLDHDALDREQAIVALWKYSLGGKNCIDTIMQFLGCINLTVNLLNSESSATCEAAAGLLRSISSINLYKDIVAESGAIEGITGLLSRPSLTSEVKEQSMCTLWNLSVDEELRVKIANSDILPFLINSLDDDDIKVKEGAGGVLSNLALSHCNHSMMVEAGIIPKLAKLLKTDMEGSKVIRKEARNALLELIKDQYYRILVIEEGLVPVPMVGAASYKSFKPGLYSWPTMPDGTEIEQTSKGPSKFGASELLLGLNVGENAELEEARKNAIVGRTQQQFLARIGAIELDGKRESQSDIPTDNRFTLLPWIDGVARLVLILELNDEVAISRAAESIADSSINEHMRTSFKEAGAIKHLVRLLDHNSFAVRSAVIHALERLSVSSSLYHVLEAEGILHPLVCTLKRSETSGSLMEKTLDILARILDPSKEMKSKFYNGPVNGSKMGIDAARSLDASARLTGDKPVSIMDSRKELLDSTVITRLIEILKTSPSNLQRKVASILEFITIIEPSMETIIKVDVSSGLEAVFQQKAVKDKEADVEGQELDEYALELEEAGLAVSAASRLLTKLLDSEQFCQKIDSTHFTKLLRKILKSDIPLRNKDWVAACLVKLCSISSPNVDFENPINMEVTLYETIPRLIEQIKLSLSPETQESAAVELNRIISEGVVDSTRAVASEFGIFPLVNLIEQGSDRAVEAALSILYNLSMDSENHSAIIAAGAVPALRKIVLSQRSHWSRALRLLRNLPV from the exons ATGATTGCCTCTGCTACTCTCTCACCTTACTTTAACATTAAGCTGCTCAATCCCCGGCATGTGTTTACAACCACCAAACCCAGGAGAAAATACTCTACCTTTTCTACAAAGTTCCATCTCAATCATCTTTGGAACGGTTTCCTCCAACCCAAGTCGTGCTCCCTCCGCACAGTCCTTAGGAAAGTTAGTGATGATGGTGGTTCCATTGATGCCAACCCACAGGAATCTGCTGCTGTTTCT GTTGGTGAAGGGGCAAGCAGTAGCTCCTCCACTTTAGGTGACAACTACGTGGCTTTATTTGTACGAATGCTTGGGCTAGACCATGATGCTCTTGACCGAGAACAGGCAATAGTGGCACTATGGAAATATTCACTAGGTGGAAAGAATTGCATTGATACCATTATGCAGTTCCTAGGCTGCATAAACTTAACTGTGAACCTTCTTAACTCTGAGTCTAGTGCTACATGTGAAGCAGCTGCCGGTCTTTTACGATCAATATCTTCAATCAATTTGTACAAAGATATAGTAGCAGAAAGTGGAGCAATAGAAGGGATAACTGGTTTGCTGAGTCGACCTTCCTTGACTTCTGAG GTTAAAGAGCAAAGTATGTGTACTTTGTGGAACTTGTCTGTCGATGAAGAACTTAGAGTGAAAATTGCTAACTCAGATATCCTACCATTTCTTATCAATTCCCTCGATGATGATGACATAAAAGTGAAGGAAGGAGCTGGTGGAGTTTTGTCGAATTTGGCCTTGAGCCATTGCAATCACAGCATGATGGTTGAAGCTGGTATCATTCCGAAACTG GCAAAGCTATTAAAAACTGACATGGAAGGATCTAAAGTGATTCGGAAGGAAGCTAGAAATGCTTTATTGGAACTCATTAAGGATCAGTATTATAGAATTCTTGTCATAGAGGAAGGTCTGGTTCCCGTTCCCATGGTTGGTGCAGCTTCTTACAAGTCTTTCAAGCCAGGATTATATTCATGGCCTACTATGCCAGATGGTACAGAGATTGAGCAGACTTCCAAAGGTCCTTCAAAGTTTGGTGCCTCTGAATTACTTCTTGGGTTGAATGTTGGTGAGAATGCTGAGTTAGAGGAAGCTAGGAAGAATGCAATAGTTGGACGCACACAGCAACAGTTTCTTGCTCGCATAGGGGCTATAGAGTTGGATGGAAAAAGAGAATCTCAGTCTGATATCCCCACTGATAACCGATTTACTCTTCTCCCATGGATAGATGGTGTGGCTCGATTAGTTTTGATACTTGAGCTTAATGATGAGGTTGCCATATCGAGAGCTGCTGAGTCAATTGCTGACTCATCTATCAATGAACATATGCGGACTTCATTCAAGGAAGCTGGTGCTATCAAGCATTTGGTTCGGCTTTTAGACCATAACAGTTTTGCTGTCAGATCAGCTGTGATCCACGCTTTGGAGAGGTTGTCTGTCag CTCTTCTCTTTATCATGTACTTGAAGCTGAAGGTATTTTACACCCTTTAGTTTGTACACTGAAACGCTCAGAAACCTCTGGAAGCTTGATGGAAAAG ACCTTGGATATACTTGCGAGGATTTTAGACCCTAGTAAAGAAATGAAGTCCAAG TTCTACAATGGACCAGTTAATGGTTCAAAGATGGGGATAGATGCTGCAAGGAGCCTTGATGCTTCTGCCAGATTGACTGGAGATAAGCCTGTGTCAATAATGGATTCCag GAAAGAATTGCTAGACTCTACTGTCATTACTCGCCTTATTGAGATTTTGAAGACATCACCATCAAACCTGCAAAGAAAAGTAGCTTCTATCTTGGAATTCATAACAATAATTGAACCAAGCATGGAAACAATAATCAAAGTAGATGTATCATCTGGTTTGGAAGCTGTTTTTCAACAAAAAGCTGTAAAAG ACAAGGAAGCTGATGTAGAAGGTCAGGAACTAGACGAATATGCTCTTGAACTTGAGGAAGCTGGCCTTGCAGTCTCTGCAGCCTCAAGGCTACTAACAAAACTTCTTGACTCGGAACAGTTTTGCCAAAAAATAGACTCTACCCATTTCACCAAACTACTCCGCAAAATCCTTAAGTCCGATATCCCTCTTCGAAACAAAGATTGGGTTGCCGCTTGCCTTGTTAAACTGTGCTCTATATCCAGTCCTAATGTAGATTTCGAGAATCCAATCAACATGGAGGTAACTCTTTATGAGACAATCCCAAGACTTATAGAGCAGATAAAATTGTCTCTTTCTCCAGAAACACAGGAATCCGCCGCTGTTGAACTTAACAGAATAATTTCCGAAGGGGTTGTGGATTCCACCCGAGCTGTCGCATCTGAGTTTGGTATATTTCCACTTGTGAATCTTATTGAACAAGGGAGTGACAGGGCAGTCGAAGCAGCCTTATCAATACTGTATAATCTGAGTATGGACAGTGAGAATCATTCTGCAATCATAGCTGCTGGGGCGGTGCCAGCGTTGAGGAAGATTGTTTTATCGCAAAGATCACACTGGTCACGAGCACTTCGTCTGCTAAGGAATCTGCCTGTGTGA